In Microbacterium foliorum, the following proteins share a genomic window:
- a CDS encoding glycosyltransferase, translated as MRIAMVTDYYLPTLGGVQTVIKAHREALEHAGHGVFVFAPLAESGDDPHVVRLPTARGFAPDGYPFAWPPAAVATALTDGLRSRGVELVHVHTEMFAALGGFQAAKTLGLPVVQTMHGRIDVYTRSVLPLPSTTTALLAGMHRRRMSHDGVTVDSSAPYATTRAARRMWRLMVSQANHADQVIVPSAHFAAKLSAQGVRTPLTVLSNGLEATVLDEVGTPPPRTLDPGEPLRVVWCGRLSPEKRPEVFVDAVRQISGIRAEMFGDGVARRRVAAASAGMPPGRLTVHGGVAQSRVLEAMRDAHVLVSSSLDFDNQPMVILEGIAAGLPVIVTDPDLVEMLPEGGGVITRTPDAEGLAAAIRELRDDPARITRMSAAAIAHRERVAQDTHRDALLDVYRAALALQR; from the coding sequence GTGCGCATCGCCATGGTCACCGACTACTACCTGCCCACGCTCGGCGGCGTGCAGACCGTCATCAAGGCGCACCGAGAGGCACTCGAGCATGCCGGACACGGGGTCTTCGTGTTCGCGCCCCTGGCCGAGTCCGGTGATGACCCGCACGTCGTGCGCCTTCCGACCGCTCGTGGCTTCGCGCCGGACGGGTACCCTTTCGCCTGGCCCCCCGCAGCGGTCGCGACGGCGCTCACCGACGGCCTGCGCTCGCGCGGCGTCGAGCTCGTCCACGTGCACACCGAGATGTTCGCGGCGCTGGGCGGTTTCCAGGCGGCGAAGACTCTGGGCCTGCCGGTAGTGCAGACCATGCACGGGCGCATCGATGTCTACACCCGCTCCGTGCTGCCGCTGCCCTCGACCACCACGGCGCTGCTTGCCGGCATGCACCGCCGCCGCATGAGCCACGACGGCGTGACTGTCGACAGCAGCGCGCCGTATGCGACGACGCGAGCGGCCCGGCGCATGTGGCGACTCATGGTCAGCCAGGCGAACCACGCCGATCAGGTCATCGTGCCCTCAGCCCACTTCGCGGCGAAGCTCTCGGCTCAGGGTGTGCGAACGCCGCTCACCGTGCTCTCGAATGGCCTGGAGGCGACGGTGCTCGACGAGGTCGGCACTCCCCCGCCGCGCACCCTCGACCCCGGAGAGCCGCTTCGTGTCGTGTGGTGCGGCAGGCTCTCTCCCGAGAAGCGTCCTGAGGTCTTCGTCGACGCGGTGAGGCAGATCTCCGGCATCCGAGCCGAGATGTTCGGCGACGGTGTGGCCAGACGTCGCGTCGCCGCGGCATCAGCCGGCATGCCGCCCGGCCGACTCACGGTGCACGGCGGCGTCGCCCAGTCACGCGTGCTCGAGGCGATGCGCGATGCTCACGTCCTGGTGTCGAGTTCTCTCGACTTCGACAACCAGCCGATGGTGATCCTCGAGGGGATCGCCGCCGGTCTGCCGGTGATCGTCACGGATCCCGACCTCGTCGAGATGCTGCCCGAGGGCGGTGGTGTCATCACCCGCACACCGGATGCCGAGGGCCTTGCGGCCGCGATCCGAGAGTTGCGCGACGATCCGGCACGGATCACACGGATGAGCGCAGCCGCGATCGCTCATCGCGAGAGAGTCGCTCAGGACACTCACCGCGACGCCCTGCTGGACGTGTACCGAGCTGCTCTCGCTCTGCAGCGCTGA
- a CDS encoding DNA gyrase/topoisomerase IV subunit B, which translates to MTAEYSAHHLQVLEGLEAVRKRPGMYIGSNGSPGLMHCLWEIIDNAVDEAVAGNGSKIDIILHEDGSVEVHDRGRGIPVDVEPRTGLTGVEVVFTKLHAGGKFGGGSYAASGGLHGVGASVVNALSERLDVEVDRGGKTYAMSFHRGEPGLFADKGEKRPDAPFTPFQDKSELRVVGKAPRGTSGTRIRYWADHQIFTKDAAFQLNDLVTRARQTAFLVPGLELVIRDERAANVSEVEGQPTETSYRYDGGISEFVEYLANDAPVTDTWRIQGEGTFKETVPVLQADGHMIATEVERVCAVDIAMRWGTGYDTTTRSFVNIIATPKGGTHNQGFEQELLKVLRAQVDQNARRLKVGSNDKLEKDDVLAGLTAVLTVNVPEPQFEGQTKEILGTPAVRQIVAQVLRKDLAARFSSTKRDDKSQATQLLDKVVAEMKARVSARAHKETQRRKNALESSTLPTKLVDCRTNEVDRSELFIVEGDSALGTAKNARNSEFQALLPIRGKILNVQKASVGDMLSNAECASIIQVIGAGSGRSFDIDAARYGKVILMSDADVDGAHIRTLLLTLFYRYMRPLIEHGRVFAAVPPLHRVIVMNPGSKPNETIYTYSEQEMHALLAKLRKSGKRWHEPIQRYKGLGEMDAEQLANTTMERGGRLLRRVRMEDAEAAGRVFELLMGNEVAPRREFIIDSSDRLSRESIDA; encoded by the coding sequence GTGACCGCCGAGTATTCCGCCCATCATCTCCAGGTGCTCGAAGGGCTCGAGGCCGTCCGCAAGCGTCCCGGTATGTACATCGGTTCGAACGGATCGCCGGGCCTGATGCACTGCCTCTGGGAGATCATCGACAACGCCGTCGACGAGGCCGTCGCGGGCAACGGTTCGAAGATCGACATCATCCTGCACGAGGACGGCAGCGTCGAGGTGCACGACCGTGGCCGAGGCATCCCCGTCGACGTCGAGCCCCGCACCGGCCTCACCGGCGTCGAGGTCGTCTTCACCAAGCTGCATGCCGGCGGCAAGTTCGGCGGTGGGTCGTACGCGGCATCCGGCGGTCTGCACGGTGTCGGCGCGTCTGTGGTCAACGCCCTCTCTGAACGACTCGACGTCGAGGTCGACCGAGGCGGCAAGACCTACGCCATGTCGTTCCACCGCGGCGAGCCAGGACTCTTCGCCGACAAGGGGGAGAAGCGGCCGGACGCCCCGTTCACGCCGTTCCAGGACAAGAGCGAGCTGCGGGTGGTCGGCAAGGCACCCCGAGGCACGAGCGGCACCCGCATCCGCTACTGGGCGGACCACCAGATCTTCACCAAGGACGCCGCGTTCCAGCTCAACGACCTGGTGACCCGTGCGCGTCAGACGGCCTTCCTCGTGCCCGGGCTGGAGCTCGTGATCCGCGATGAGCGCGCGGCCAACGTCTCGGAGGTCGAGGGGCAGCCCACCGAGACCTCCTACCGCTACGACGGAGGAATCTCGGAGTTCGTCGAGTACCTCGCGAACGATGCACCCGTCACCGACACCTGGCGCATCCAGGGCGAAGGAACCTTCAAGGAGACCGTCCCGGTTCTGCAGGCCGACGGTCACATGATCGCGACCGAGGTCGAGCGGGTCTGCGCTGTCGACATCGCGATGCGGTGGGGCACCGGCTACGACACGACGACCCGTTCGTTCGTGAACATCATCGCCACGCCCAAGGGCGGCACGCACAACCAGGGCTTCGAGCAGGAGCTGCTCAAGGTGCTCAGAGCTCAGGTCGATCAGAACGCCCGCCGGCTGAAGGTCGGCAGCAACGACAAGCTCGAGAAGGACGACGTCCTCGCCGGACTCACCGCGGTGCTCACCGTGAATGTTCCCGAACCGCAGTTCGAGGGCCAGACGAAGGAGATCCTCGGCACACCGGCCGTGCGTCAGATCGTCGCGCAGGTGCTGCGCAAGGATCTCGCTGCCCGGTTCAGCTCGACCAAGCGCGACGACAAGAGCCAGGCGACGCAGCTGCTCGACAAGGTCGTCGCCGAGATGAAGGCTCGAGTATCCGCTCGAGCCCACAAAGAGACCCAGCGGCGCAAGAACGCCCTCGAGTCGTCGACACTGCCGACCAAGCTCGTCGACTGCCGCACCAACGAGGTCGATCGCAGCGAGCTGTTCATCGTCGAGGGTGACTCTGCTCTCGGCACCGCCAAGAACGCGCGCAACAGCGAGTTCCAGGCGCTGCTGCCGATCCGCGGCAAGATTCTCAACGTGCAGAAGGCGTCGGTGGGCGACATGCTCTCCAACGCCGAGTGCGCCTCGATCATCCAGGTGATCGGCGCGGGCTCCGGGCGCAGCTTCGACATCGACGCCGCACGGTACGGCAAGGTGATCCTGATGAGCGACGCCGATGTCGACGGCGCGCACATCCGCACGCTGCTGCTCACGCTCTTCTACCGGTACATGCGTCCGCTCATCGAGCACGGTCGTGTGTTCGCCGCTGTGCCTCCGCTGCACCGTGTGATCGTGATGAACCCGGGTTCCAAGCCCAACGAGACGATCTACACCTACAGCGAGCAGGAGATGCACGCGCTGCTCGCAAAGCTCCGCAAATCGGGCAAGCGGTGGCACGAGCCGATCCAGCGCTACAAGGGGCTCGGTGAGATGGATGCGGAGCAGCTCGCCAACACCACGATGGAGCGTGGCGGACGCCTGCTGCGCCGCGTGCGCATGGAGGATGCCGAGGCCGCCGGTCGGGTATTCGAGCTGCTGATGGGCAACGAGGTCGCACCCCGGCGCGAGTTCATCATCGATTCGTCCGACCGTCTGTCGCGCGAATCGATCGACGCCTGA
- a CDS encoding DUF7455 domain-containing protein, whose amino-acid sequence MNATTERETSAVEFRLTAMDRCDSCGAQAYIAAEVNGSELLFCAHHGRKYEEKLRSIATSWHDETARLID is encoded by the coding sequence ATGAACGCAACGACCGAACGTGAGACCTCCGCCGTCGAGTTCCGCCTGACCGCCATGGATCGCTGTGATTCCTGTGGCGCTCAGGCCTACATCGCCGCCGAGGTCAACGGCTCCGAACTCCTCTTCTGCGCACACCACGGGCGCAAGTACGAAGAGAAGCTCCGCAGCATCGCAACGAGCTGGCACGACGAGACCGCTCGCCTGATCGACTGA
- a CDS encoding alanine racemase, whose protein sequence is MSRPELRVDTDRFRSNIRAVRDRIAPSELMIVLKDDAYGHGLRWAVEAAKGMGVEWYGAYDVRSGVETRRVLRDTGRIFAWATSTDDEVDEALRARIDLGVGSAEYLARITAVAERLGVRARIHLKIDTGLHRNGLLPDEWDRTIDDVREGEAAGHLQLVGIWSHLAEASDGEDDEAQNLFLDAVRVAEQSGTTPEALHLTASAASWWRPELRGSVSRIGAFCYGVRSADGPDLVGVTPVAELTATVVDIVDGNAVVGIGAFDGIPSTLAGARVGTPAGARELLRIDATTSVVEGWPGMQLGDSVWIFGAGEHGESSTTSLAERIDTVGEEILTRLTARVRRVSTP, encoded by the coding sequence ATGAGCCGTCCGGAGCTGCGCGTCGACACAGACCGTTTCCGATCGAACATCCGCGCAGTGCGCGATCGCATCGCTCCGTCGGAGCTGATGATCGTGCTCAAGGACGACGCCTACGGCCACGGTCTGCGCTGGGCCGTGGAGGCCGCGAAGGGAATGGGCGTCGAGTGGTACGGAGCGTACGACGTCCGTAGCGGGGTCGAGACCAGGCGCGTGCTGAGGGACACCGGGCGGATCTTCGCCTGGGCCACCTCGACCGATGACGAGGTCGACGAGGCGCTGCGCGCACGCATCGACCTGGGAGTCGGCTCGGCGGAGTACCTGGCGCGCATCACGGCCGTGGCGGAGCGATTGGGAGTGCGGGCGCGGATCCACCTGAAGATCGACACCGGGCTGCATCGCAACGGTCTGCTTCCGGATGAGTGGGACCGCACCATCGACGACGTGCGCGAAGGTGAGGCCGCAGGGCATCTGCAGCTCGTGGGCATCTGGAGCCATCTCGCCGAGGCGAGCGATGGTGAGGACGACGAGGCTCAGAACCTGTTCCTCGATGCCGTGCGCGTGGCGGAGCAGTCGGGCACGACTCCCGAGGCACTGCACCTGACTGCATCCGCCGCGTCCTGGTGGCGCCCTGAGCTTCGCGGCTCGGTGTCACGGATCGGAGCGTTCTGCTACGGCGTCCGCTCGGCTGATGGCCCTGATCTCGTGGGCGTGACACCGGTGGCGGAGCTCACCGCGACGGTCGTCGACATCGTCGACGGGAACGCCGTGGTGGGCATCGGCGCATTCGACGGCATTCCGTCGACGCTGGCAGGGGCCCGAGTCGGCACGCCCGCGGGGGCGCGCGAACTTCTACGCATCGACGCGACGACTTCGGTGGTCGAGGGGTGGCCCGGCATGCAGCTCGGTGACTCGGTCTGGATCTTCGGCGCAGGCGAGCACGGCGAGTCGAGCACGACGAGCCTCGCCGAGCGCATCGACACCGTCGGCGAGGAGATCCTGACCCGGCTCACCGCTCGCGTCCGACGGGTGAGCACGCCTTAA
- a CDS encoding alanine racemase, with amino-acid sequence MCEKTSSSRPRAMISRSALAAASAAAVDAGGSVADLRRDAWGHGLFAVAHAVVAAGAAAVRVDCTAEAEALALEGIDAVTDGAADIDPSLLYGLPDSDGTLRTRPVMRLVGRVLSTKPLAAGDAVSYGYTHRATRDTTAALVTGGYAQGIVRALGNAAHLEIEGVQRPIIGRVAMDVCVIDLQGSAGVAPGADATYFGGHGPAAPGLARWEAVTGLTIAELVTVAGFHAERGWEA; translated from the coding sequence GTGTGTGAGAAGACATCGAGCTCCCGTCCGCGCGCGATGATCTCGCGGTCGGCGCTGGCCGCCGCATCGGCTGCAGCGGTCGATGCCGGGGGCAGCGTGGCCGACCTTCGCCGGGATGCCTGGGGCCACGGCCTGTTCGCTGTCGCGCACGCCGTCGTCGCGGCCGGCGCGGCTGCCGTGCGGGTGGACTGCACGGCAGAGGCGGAGGCGCTGGCGTTGGAGGGGATCGACGCGGTGACGGACGGCGCTGCCGACATCGATCCGTCCCTGCTCTACGGACTGCCTGACTCTGACGGAACGCTGCGGACGAGGCCGGTGATGCGTCTGGTGGGCAGGGTGCTCTCGACCAAGCCGCTCGCAGCCGGAGACGCCGTCTCGTACGGCTATACGCATCGAGCTACGCGCGATACGACCGCCGCACTGGTGACCGGCGGATACGCGCAGGGGATCGTTCGCGCTCTGGGCAATGCCGCCCATCTCGAGATCGAGGGAGTGCAGCGTCCGATCATCGGGCGTGTCGCGATGGACGTCTGCGTGATCGATCTGCAGGGGTCAGCCGGAGTCGCCCCCGGAGCCGACGCCACGTACTTCGGAGGACACGGACCTGCCGCTCCCGGCCTCGCCAGGTGGGAGGCGGTGACAGGGCTCACGATCGCCGAACTCGTCACCGTCGCGGGCTTCCATGCGGAGCGGGGGTGGGAGGCATGA
- a CDS encoding sugar-transfer associated ATP-grasp domain-containing protein — protein sequence MSRFSLAPRVRYLLARARRIDVASVIERAKEASSQHGKAVPLVVVDMLWSAGRHNVGFQDYIDYDFAILNRAERDTFMTHPVSNEISQKYDHPDYRHLFHDKAEFNAVFDAFLKREWMLITDGNADELRDFTERQGTIVVKETHGQAGTGVHRYHAADVTDWDAFHAELLSKKQVLVEEVIRQHADLAAVCPGTVNTTRITAFFDGEKTHILAMAQKFGRGAVSDQMSFGGFYTMLDENGHSVGSGYDSHSHVHVTHPDSGFPIADFQLPMMDEVREFVDQVARVVPQIQYVGWDVVVTPDGPVLVEGNWGAGVYENKPSVTGIRTGHKPRYQAAIGF from the coding sequence ATGTCACGCTTTTCCCTCGCGCCCCGCGTCCGCTATCTGCTGGCGCGTGCCCGCCGCATCGACGTCGCCTCGGTCATCGAGAGGGCCAAAGAGGCGTCGTCCCAGCATGGCAAGGCCGTGCCGCTCGTGGTCGTCGACATGCTGTGGTCTGCCGGCCGTCACAACGTCGGGTTCCAGGACTACATCGACTACGACTTCGCGATCCTCAACAGGGCGGAGCGCGACACCTTCATGACCCACCCGGTGTCGAACGAGATCTCCCAGAAGTACGACCACCCGGACTACCGTCACCTCTTCCATGACAAAGCGGAGTTCAACGCCGTCTTCGACGCCTTCCTCAAGCGCGAGTGGATGCTCATCACCGACGGCAACGCAGACGAGCTGCGCGACTTCACCGAGCGCCAGGGCACGATCGTCGTCAAGGAGACCCACGGCCAGGCCGGCACCGGTGTGCACCGCTACCACGCCGCCGACGTCACCGATTGGGACGCGTTCCACGCCGAGCTCCTCTCGAAGAAGCAGGTGCTCGTCGAAGAGGTCATCCGCCAGCACGCCGACCTCGCAGCCGTCTGCCCCGGCACCGTCAACACCACGCGCATCACCGCCTTCTTCGACGGCGAGAAGACGCACATCCTCGCGATGGCGCAGAAGTTCGGGCGCGGTGCGGTGAGCGACCAGATGAGCTTCGGCGGCTTCTACACGATGCTCGACGAGAACGGTCACTCTGTCGGCTCCGGGTACGACTCGCACAGCCACGTGCACGTCACGCACCCGGACTCCGGCTTCCCGATCGCCGATTTCCAGCTGCCGATGATGGATGAGGTCCGCGAGTTCGTGGATCAGGTCGCTCGCGTCGTGCCGCAGATCCAGTACGTCGGCTGGGATGTCGTCGTCACCCCCGACGGTCCCGTTCTGGTCGAGGGCAACTGGGGTGCGGGCGTGTACGAGAACAAGCCGAGCGTCACCGGGATCCGCACCGGACACAAGCCGCGCTACCAGGCCGCGATCGGTTTCTGA
- a CDS encoding coenzyme F420-0:L-glutamate ligase, producing the protein MQANEGKALEASVDGKSYARIPLRTRVVMPNDDLDSVVMQYAKDAVQPGDLLFVTEKIVAITQGRSYRLDEISPRPLARFLSRYVVRTSYGIGLGMPETMEMALRECGTLRILFAAGVSVITKAFGRRGDFYRIAGDKARAIDGPTKNTIPPYNQAVVLGPKDPRGVAERLKKMLGGNLEVAVVDINDIGGNILGSTLDKAGERRLVEILGDNPLGQATQSTPMGIVREV; encoded by the coding sequence ATGCAGGCGAACGAGGGCAAAGCGCTCGAGGCGAGCGTCGACGGCAAGAGCTACGCGCGCATTCCGCTGCGGACGCGCGTGGTCATGCCGAACGATGATCTCGACTCGGTCGTCATGCAGTACGCGAAGGATGCGGTGCAGCCGGGAGACCTGCTGTTCGTGACCGAGAAGATCGTCGCGATCACGCAGGGCCGGTCCTATCGGCTCGATGAGATCTCGCCGCGCCCTCTGGCGCGCTTCCTCTCGCGATACGTCGTCCGCACCTCCTACGGCATCGGTCTCGGAATGCCCGAGACCATGGAGATGGCACTGCGCGAGTGCGGCACTCTGCGGATCCTGTTCGCCGCCGGCGTCTCGGTCATCACCAAGGCCTTCGGCCGTCGCGGCGACTTCTATCGCATCGCCGGCGACAAGGCGCGTGCGATCGACGGTCCGACCAAGAACACGATCCCGCCGTACAACCAGGCGGTCGTGCTCGGTCCGAAGGACCCCCGCGGCGTCGCGGAGCGCCTGAAGAAGATGCTCGGCGGAAACCTCGAAGTGGCCGTCGTCGACATCAACGACATCGGCGGCAACATCCTCGGTTCGACGCTCGACAAGGCGGGCGAGCGTCGGCTCGTCGAGATCCTCGGCGACAACCCGCTCGGACAGGCGACGCAGTCGACCCCGATGGGTATCGTCCGCGAGGTCTGA
- a CDS encoding RNA polymerase sigma factor yields the protein MTPATTKKTRTKKTADAPEVDAPVEEAAEKPAPKTAAQRAAAKRAPAKKKKAEDIVEDDETPPAAEPDEDDEDSKPKFTEPLPTGAIVISSNDDEDVPVYSTQITGATADPVKDYLKQIGKVALLNAAEEVELAMRIEAGLFAEEKLSTMTAAEKASQLGLDLQWVARDGQRAKSHLLGANLRLVVSLAKRYTGRGMQFLDLIQEGNLGLIRAVEKFDYTKGFKFSTYATWWIRQAITRAMADQARTIRIPVHMVEVINKLARVQRQMLQDLGREPTPEELSRELDMTPEKVVEVQKYGREPISLHTPLGEDGDSEFGDLIEDTEAVVPADAVGFTMLQRQLEQLLDSLSEREAGVIRMRFGLGDGQPKTLDQIGDTFGVTRERIRQIESKTMAKLRHPSRSQSLRDYLE from the coding sequence GTGACTCCTGCCACGACGAAGAAGACCCGGACGAAGAAGACCGCCGACGCTCCTGAGGTCGACGCTCCCGTCGAGGAGGCGGCCGAGAAGCCGGCCCCCAAGACGGCTGCGCAGCGGGCCGCCGCTAAGCGCGCGCCTGCGAAGAAGAAGAAGGCCGAAGACATCGTCGAAGACGACGAGACTCCTCCCGCCGCAGAGCCCGACGAGGACGACGAGGACTCGAAGCCGAAGTTCACCGAGCCTCTGCCGACCGGGGCCATCGTCATCTCGTCGAACGACGACGAAGACGTGCCCGTCTACTCGACGCAGATCACCGGCGCGACCGCCGACCCTGTCAAGGACTACCTGAAGCAGATCGGAAAGGTCGCCCTGCTGAACGCGGCCGAAGAGGTCGAGCTCGCGATGCGCATCGAGGCGGGACTGTTCGCCGAGGAGAAGCTCTCCACGATGACTGCCGCCGAGAAGGCCAGCCAGCTCGGACTCGACCTGCAGTGGGTCGCCCGTGACGGCCAGCGCGCGAAGAGCCACCTGCTCGGGGCGAACCTGCGTCTCGTCGTCTCTCTCGCCAAGCGCTACACCGGTCGCGGCATGCAGTTCCTGGATCTGATCCAGGAGGGCAACCTCGGTCTGATCCGCGCGGTCGAGAAGTTCGACTACACCAAGGGCTTCAAGTTCTCGACGTACGCCACCTGGTGGATCCGTCAGGCGATCACCCGCGCCATGGCCGACCAGGCCCGCACCATCCGCATCCCGGTGCACATGGTCGAGGTCATCAACAAGCTGGCCCGCGTGCAGCGCCAGATGCTGCAGGACCTGGGTCGCGAGCCCACGCCTGAAGAGCTCAGCCGCGAACTCGACATGACGCCCGAGAAGGTCGTCGAGGTGCAGAAGTACGGCCGCGAGCCCATCTCGCTGCACACGCCGCTCGGTGAAGACGGCGACAGCGAGTTCGGCGACCTCATCGAGGACACCGAGGCCGTGGTCCCTGCCGACGCCGTGGGCTTCACGATGCTGCAGCGTCAGCTCGAGCAGCTTCTCGACTCGCTGTCCGAGCGCGAGGCCGGTGTCATCCGGATGCGCTTCGGACTCGGTGACGGCCAGCCCAAAACTCTCGACCAGATCGGTGACACGTTCGGCGTGACGCGTGAGCGCATCCGTCAGATCGAGTCGAAGACGATGGCGAAGCTCCGCCACCCGAGCCGCTCGCAGTCGCTGCGGGACTACCTCGAGTGA
- a CDS encoding proteasome assembly chaperone family protein, translating to MPFSGEIHERVANAPVVPRGLPLVLLLTGFTDAGNAVSGLIEHLRETTSPQPVAVFDNDVLLDYRARRPVISFDQDHLTEFRPARLELSLATDALGQKFLLLAGYEPDFAWNEFARTVLELADEFEVSGLNWVHSIAMPVPHTRPIGTTVSGNRRELTVAHSVWRPRTQVPATAGHLLEFRFAEHGDRVVGFVLLVPHYLAETENPDAVIAAAEKLMAATGLVILLDEVQERREDYLTRVDEQVLGNDELQQMVQGLERRYDAYMAGRDPEDGSYDEGGFSERDLPSADELAAELERYLASRPSGDEDKPGRG from the coding sequence ATGCCCTTCTCCGGAGAGATCCATGAACGTGTAGCGAACGCGCCGGTCGTGCCGCGCGGACTGCCCCTTGTCCTGCTCCTCACGGGTTTCACCGACGCGGGCAACGCGGTCTCGGGGCTCATCGAGCACCTTCGAGAGACGACTTCTCCTCAGCCCGTCGCGGTCTTCGACAACGACGTGCTGCTCGACTACCGGGCGCGTCGCCCGGTGATCTCGTTCGATCAGGATCACCTGACCGAGTTCCGCCCCGCACGGCTCGAGCTGTCGCTCGCGACGGACGCGCTCGGCCAGAAGTTCCTCCTCCTCGCCGGCTACGAGCCGGACTTCGCATGGAACGAGTTCGCACGCACCGTGCTCGAACTCGCCGATGAGTTCGAGGTGTCCGGGCTCAACTGGGTGCACTCGATCGCGATGCCTGTTCCGCACACCCGCCCCATCGGCACGACGGTGAGCGGAAACAGGCGTGAGCTCACGGTGGCGCACTCGGTCTGGCGTCCACGCACTCAGGTGCCGGCGACCGCGGGCCACCTCCTCGAGTTCCGTTTCGCCGAGCACGGCGATCGCGTCGTCGGCTTCGTCCTGCTGGTGCCGCATTATCTCGCCGAGACCGAGAACCCTGATGCCGTGATCGCAGCCGCCGAGAAGCTGATGGCGGCGACCGGTCTGGTGATCCTGCTCGACGAGGTGCAGGAGCGCCGTGAGGACTACCTCACCCGCGTCGACGAGCAGGTGCTCGGCAACGACGAGCTGCAGCAGATGGTGCAGGGGCTCGAGCGCCGTTACGACGCCTACATGGCTGGTCGTGACCCCGAGGACGGGTCGTACGACGAGGGGGGTTTCAGCGAGCGCGACCTGCCGAGCGCTGACGAACTGGCCGCAGAGCTCGAGCGATATCTCGCTTCACGTCCCAGCGGCGACGAGGACAAGCCGGGTCGGGGCTGA
- a CDS encoding leucyl aminopeptidase, which produces MTLPALSRTSDHFPGSAADAAVLVIPEISDSTESLNGYPGLAESLQGIGFTGSASAFTRAYAPEVTTLPFAVVGVGRAPDAQAVRNAVGTALRSLTGFETVSVALAPGLEDFAAAAAEGAVLGGYRFDGYRREPGKSRASSVLLHADLDDAAISKSIAVGEAVAMIKDLVFVPAEWQSPAQLAQSAADSVAGLADVTVEILDEDALAEQGFGGILGVAQGSDRPPRLVRLDYAPANAARHIALVGKGITFDTGGLSLKPAASMVGMKFDMAGAATSAAAVRAIAALGLPVHVTAWLCITDNMPSGRALRPGDVIRILDGTTVEVPNTDAEGRLVMADGLVAASRENPDVIIDVATLTGAIVMALGHRHTGVFGDDDAVAEFLAATEAADELAWHMPLPAYMEDSLDSPIADMQNANMSDRMGGASYAGLFLRRFIGRVSDEKDAPRIPWVHLDIAGSGEHTGAPYGFTDKGPTGAMVRSIIAFAEASHKEA; this is translated from the coding sequence ATGACGCTTCCCGCGCTCTCGCGCACCTCAGATCATTTCCCCGGAAGCGCTGCAGACGCCGCAGTGCTCGTCATCCCCGAGATCTCGGACTCCACGGAGTCACTGAACGGCTATCCCGGTCTCGCCGAATCGCTGCAGGGCATCGGTTTCACTGGTTCGGCATCAGCCTTCACCCGTGCCTACGCACCCGAGGTCACGACACTGCCGTTCGCCGTCGTCGGCGTCGGGCGCGCCCCGGACGCCCAGGCCGTGCGCAATGCAGTCGGTACGGCGCTCCGCTCTTTGACCGGGTTCGAGACGGTGTCCGTGGCGCTGGCTCCGGGTCTCGAGGACTTCGCAGCCGCCGCCGCAGAGGGCGCAGTGCTCGGCGGATACCGCTTCGACGGCTACCGCAGAGAACCGGGCAAGAGCCGTGCATCGTCGGTGCTGCTGCACGCAGACCTCGATGACGCCGCCATCTCGAAGTCGATCGCCGTCGGCGAAGCCGTGGCGATGATCAAGGACCTCGTGTTCGTCCCCGCCGAATGGCAGAGCCCCGCCCAGCTCGCCCAGAGCGCGGCAGACAGCGTCGCGGGCCTGGCCGATGTCACCGTCGAGATCCTCGACGAGGACGCCCTCGCAGAGCAGGGCTTCGGCGGCATCCTCGGTGTCGCGCAGGGTTCTGACAGGCCGCCACGCCTCGTACGACTCGACTACGCACCTGCGAACGCCGCACGCCACATCGCGCTCGTCGGCAAGGGCATCACGTTCGACACCGGCGGGCTCTCGCTCAAGCCGGCCGCCTCGATGGTCGGCATGAAGTTCGACATGGCGGGCGCCGCGACGAGTGCCGCCGCTGTGCGTGCGATCGCCGCACTCGGCCTGCCCGTGCACGTCACCGCATGGCTCTGCATCACCGACAACATGCCCTCAGGGCGAGCGCTGCGCCCGGGCGACGTGATCCGCATCCTCGACGGCACGACCGTCGAGGTCCCGAACACGGATGCCGAGGGCCGCCTGGTCATGGCCGACGGCCTCGTGGCCGCGAGCCGCGAGAACCCCGATGTCATCATCGACGTCGCGACCCTGACCGGGGCGATCGTGATGGCCCTGGGCCACCGCCACACCGGCGTGTTCGGTGACGACGACGCGGTCGCCGAGTTCCTCGCGGCGACCGAAGCAGCCGACGAACTGGCGTGGCACATGCCGCTCCCGGCCTACATGGAGGACTCGCTCGACTCCCCCATCGCGGACATGCAGAACGCCAACATGAGCGATCGCATGGGCGGAGCCTCCTACGCCGGGCTGTTCCTGCGCCGATTCATCGGCCGCGTCTCCGATGAGAAGGACGCGCCCCGCATCCCCTGGGTGCATCTCGACATCGCCGGTTCCGGCGAGCACACCGGTGCGCCGTACGGCTTCACCGACAAGGGCCCCACAGGAGCGATGGTCCGATCGATCATCGCGTTCGCCGAAGCATCCCATAAGGAGGCATGA